TCCTCGGCCACCACCGGGACGACGACCGAGCCGCAGTCCAGCGCGAGCCGCGCCACCCGGGTCCACGGGTCGGCACGGGTTCCTACGTCCACCCCGACCGCCCACACGGCGTCGCGGAACAGGTCGGGATCGGTAGCGGCCCACCCGGATTCGGCGGTGCCCGTCATCGGATGGCCGCCGACGTATCGGGCCCCGAGCCCATGTTTGTGCACGGCGGCGGCGACTGGCGTCTTCACACTCACCACGTCGGTCAGCGCGCACTGCGGCGCGAAGGTCGCGACCGAGGAAAGTATGTGGTCCACCGCGGGCATCGGCACCGCGACGACGATCAGCGCATCGGCGTCCGCGGCGCGTTGTAGTGCGGCGGGCAAGTCCTCCGTGACGGCGAAACCGTCGGCTCGCGCTGCCCGCGCCCCCGCGGCTGATCGGTTGTATCCCCAGCCGTCATAACCCGCGCCGACGGCCGCGCGCAGCAGCGAACCACCGATCAAACCCGTCCCGAGGACGCACACGGGTGCTTTCTTCGCGGAAGTCACCGGAACAGATTGGCATACGACTTCAACATTTCCGCTCGAGCCGACTACCGTTGCGGCCATGGCAGCACAGCGCTCGGGCACGAACAGGGCGGCGTCGGACGATGACGACGACGTGGAAGGGTTCGCAGTGGCGGTTGTCCGCGAAGACGG
The DNA window shown above is from Nocardia sp. NBC_01730 and carries:
- a CDS encoding prephenate dehydrogenase; this encodes MAATVVGSSGNVEVVCQSVPVTSAKKAPVCVLGTGLIGGSLLRAAVGAGYDGWGYNRSAAGARAARADGFAVTEDLPAALQRAADADALIVVAVPMPAVDHILSSVATFAPQCALTDVVSVKTPVAAAVHKHGLGARYVGGHPMTGTAESGWAATDPDLFRDAVWAVGVDVGTRADPWTRVARLALDCGSVVVPVVAEEHDRAVARISHLPHVLAEALALSGASGGDLALGLAAGSFRDGTRVASTAPDMVRAICEPNSDALLDVLEETLTVLGAARDSLRAENSLVDLVEAGHDARQRYESARRWEITDVRPGDHHWLEDLRAAGQRGGVITRLD